The following proteins are encoded in a genomic region of Thermococcus pacificus:
- a CDS encoding diacylglycerol/polyprenol kinase family protein codes for MSMKSEIRRKSLHMTGLIVPLLYYLFGREFTLTFVAIAFFIFVILEPFRIIEELRDRIKRRLRIYVDSDVFERVEAIEKQIDEITREHERFRVAAHIYFAAASFIVVYFFPMNVAVGAITVATVSDALAAVVGKPFGRHRFSNGKSLEGSLAYFFSGVAILWSLVGLPLAIIGSLVGVITEFYNLPPDDNFSNQLAIAAVIYLASAVL; via the coding sequence GTGAGCATGAAAAGCGAAATCAGACGTAAGTCCCTCCACATGACCGGTCTCATCGTCCCCCTGCTCTACTACCTCTTCGGAAGGGAGTTCACCCTGACGTTTGTGGCCATCGCCTTCTTCATATTCGTGATCCTCGAGCCCTTTAGGATAATTGAGGAGCTCAGGGATAGAATAAAACGGAGACTGAGGATATACGTCGACAGCGATGTTTTTGAGAGGGTTGAGGCCATTGAGAAGCAGATAGACGAGATAACGAGGGAGCACGAGCGCTTCCGCGTCGCCGCCCACATCTACTTCGCGGCCGCATCCTTCATCGTGGTCTATTTCTTCCCTATGAACGTCGCCGTTGGGGCCATAACGGTAGCAACTGTTAGCGACGCTCTGGCGGCGGTGGTGGGCAAGCCCTTCGGAAGGCACCGTTTCTCCAACGGCAAGAGCCTCGAGGGTAGTTTAGCCTACTTCTTCTCTGGTGTGGCCATACTCTGGTCCCTCGTCGGCCTCCCCCTGGCCATTATCGGCTCCCTGGTCGGGGTCATAACCGAGTTCTACAACCTCCCGCCCGATGACAACTTCTCAAACCAGTTGGCGATAGCTGCAGTCATCTACTTGGCCAGCGCGGTTCTATGA
- a CDS encoding HAD family hydrolase — MLVLVDLDDTLCNTWEAGKYSILRLIPHLIRKRKFKAFFYIITARYRELEQSRELHTLDFDKLVERFLTKVYSKIRPEELDEITDLVDRVFFSNLRLYPDAVPFLRGLKSMGAKVVLVTDSSTKWQRKKLEYLGIKDYFDALIISGETGHSKLEPHNFRLAKHIFPDDEVYVVGDRDDTDMRGGKEIGATTILVQRGYFRGRTAKHADYVVKDLTEALEVIKREHEKRNQT; from the coding sequence ATGCTTGTGCTCGTTGACCTCGACGACACCCTCTGCAACACGTGGGAGGCGGGGAAGTACAGCATCCTCCGGCTGATCCCACACCTCATCCGGAAGAGGAAGTTCAAGGCGTTCTTCTACATAATCACCGCCCGCTACCGCGAGCTGGAGCAGTCGAGGGAGCTCCACACCCTTGACTTCGACAAGCTGGTCGAGAGGTTTCTGACCAAGGTCTACTCAAAAATCCGCCCCGAGGAGCTGGACGAGATAACCGACCTCGTCGACAGGGTGTTCTTCTCGAACCTGCGGCTCTATCCCGACGCCGTCCCCTTCCTCAGAGGTCTGAAGTCGATGGGGGCAAAGGTCGTCCTGGTCACGGACTCGTCCACCAAGTGGCAGCGCAAGAAGCTCGAGTACCTCGGAATAAAGGACTACTTCGACGCCCTGATCATCAGCGGTGAGACCGGCCACAGCAAGCTTGAACCCCACAACTTCCGTCTGGCCAAGCACATTTTCCCCGACGATGAGGTGTACGTGGTTGGGGACAGGGACGACACAGATATGCGCGGCGGGAAGGAGATAGGGGCCACGACGATACTCGTCCAGAGGGGCTACTTCAGGGGAAGAACTGCGAAGCATGCTGACTACGTGGTTAAAGACCTCACCGAGGCACTGGAGGTGATAAAGCGTGAGCATGAAAAGCGAAATCAGACGTAA
- a CDS encoding cation:proton antiporter, protein MDFLAALAILLVTAKSIEWLFERVEIHPIIAHVLTGILLGPFVLGIIKPTEELKVLAEFGLIMMMLYMGLTSNFSAIAQNTKKATVVAALGVAFSFALGFLTVEFFGKGTTAAIFIGITLGNTAIEVTSGVLVKEHVKRTVSSILMGAAFADDIMAVYLIGIITALAGGGLNPISFGILTVKIFAFIAATLLVSEYVFKRARWFYSVVRNLNVFFTFTLILTFTLAIIAQWAGLNQIIGAYLAGLTISRLRERKDPLVVTRIKLNELIEDLQVVLTEFFIPLFFIYVGLMFNPPLADISLALIGALYLAAILGKLLGCGLGAKLFGLSWRDSALIGIGMGGRGSLELAILTFGLNAGLIDQALFASVIAVSMLTALTTPIFFRAYIKRAKA, encoded by the coding sequence GTGGACTTCCTGGCTGCACTGGCGATTCTCCTCGTGACCGCGAAGAGCATAGAGTGGCTGTTCGAGAGGGTGGAGATACACCCGATAATAGCCCACGTCCTGACGGGAATACTGCTCGGCCCCTTCGTCCTCGGGATCATAAAACCCACCGAGGAGCTCAAGGTTCTCGCCGAGTTCGGCCTCATAATGATGATGCTCTACATGGGGCTCACGAGCAACTTCTCCGCGATAGCCCAGAACACGAAGAAGGCAACCGTTGTTGCGGCCCTCGGAGTGGCTTTCTCCTTTGCCCTGGGGTTCCTCACTGTGGAGTTCTTTGGAAAGGGCACCACAGCGGCGATATTCATCGGGATAACCCTTGGAAACACTGCCATAGAGGTCACCAGTGGGGTGCTCGTTAAGGAGCACGTCAAGAGGACAGTCTCATCGATACTGATGGGGGCGGCCTTCGCCGACGACATAATGGCCGTCTATCTGATAGGCATAATCACCGCGCTGGCAGGGGGCGGCCTCAACCCCATCTCCTTCGGAATCCTGACGGTCAAGATATTCGCCTTCATAGCCGCGACGCTTCTCGTGTCGGAGTACGTCTTCAAGAGGGCGAGGTGGTTCTACTCCGTCGTCAGGAACCTCAACGTCTTCTTCACCTTCACGCTGATCCTCACCTTCACCCTCGCCATAATAGCCCAGTGGGCTGGGCTGAACCAGATAATAGGCGCCTACCTGGCGGGCCTCACAATAAGCAGGCTCCGGGAGAGGAAGGACCCTCTCGTCGTGACGAGGATAAAGCTCAACGAGCTGATAGAGGACCTCCAGGTCGTCCTTACGGAGTTCTTCATACCGCTGTTCTTCATCTACGTCGGCCTCATGTTCAACCCGCCCCTGGCTGACATAAGCCTGGCCCTGATAGGGGCCCTCTACCTGGCGGCGATCCTTGGGAAGCTCCTCGGCTGCGGCCTCGGCGCCAAACTCTTCGGCCTCAGCTGGAGGGACTCGGCGCTCATCGGCATCGGAATGGGCGGCAGGGGAAGCCTTGAGCTGGCCATACTTACCTTCGGGCTCAACGCGGGGCTGATAGACCAGGCCCTCTTCGCCAGCGTCATAGCCGTCTCGATGCTCACCGCGCTGACCACGCCGATATTCTTCAGGGCGTATATAAAGAGGGCAAAGGCTTAA
- a CDS encoding TIGR00304 family membrane protein yields the protein MDGKALILTGMALILIGFLLVFIGTLVSALGGESDVEGGGVIMIGPIPIVFGTNRGAAGAAMVLAIILMALWVIAALLSRGD from the coding sequence ATGGACGGGAAGGCACTCATACTGACCGGGATGGCCCTGATACTCATCGGGTTCCTGCTGGTGTTCATAGGCACGCTCGTTTCAGCCCTCGGGGGAGAGAGCGACGTAGAGGGCGGCGGGGTGATAATGATAGGGCCGATACCAATAGTGTTCGGTACAAACAGGGGCGCAGCGGGAGCGGCCATGGTTCTTGCGATAATCCTCATGGCCCTCTGGGTAATCGCGGCGCTTCTCTCAAGGGGGGACTGA